Proteins encoded by one window of Bacillus sp. DTU_2020_1000418_1_SI_GHA_SEK_038:
- the xerC gene encoding tyrosine recombinase XerC, with product MDQNVNNSLKMFIEYLQIEKNYSQYTIEYYQQDINEFFMFINEQAINNLQDVKYSDVRIYLTMLFERRFARKSVARKISCLRSFFKFLVREKVVTENPFALASIPRLEKKLPEFFYEEEMKELFNACETETILGQRNKALLELLYATGMRVGECSNIQLKDIDMYLSTVLVHGKGNKQRYIPFGSFAHDALQYYINNGRRSLLKKEAPNDYLFLNNKGKPLTARGIRYILNKLIEQSSLNGKIHPHMLRHSFATHLLANGADMRTVQELLGHAYLSSTQVYTHVTSEYLRNSYLAHHPRA from the coding sequence ATGGACCAAAATGTGAACAATTCGTTAAAGATGTTTATTGAATATTTACAAATTGAAAAAAATTATTCACAATATACTATTGAGTATTATCAGCAAGATATTAACGAATTTTTTATGTTCATAAATGAACAAGCAATAAATAATTTGCAGGATGTTAAGTATTCTGATGTCCGTATTTATCTTACAATGCTCTTTGAAAGAAGATTTGCGAGAAAATCTGTTGCCAGAAAAATTTCTTGTTTGCGGAGTTTTTTTAAATTCCTCGTCAGAGAGAAAGTAGTCACTGAAAACCCTTTTGCCCTTGCTTCCATTCCAAGGCTTGAAAAAAAGCTTCCGGAATTTTTTTATGAGGAAGAAATGAAAGAGTTATTTAATGCATGTGAAACGGAAACGATATTAGGGCAAAGAAATAAAGCGTTATTAGAGCTCCTATATGCAACAGGTATGCGTGTCGGCGAATGCAGCAATATTCAATTAAAGGATATTGATATGTACTTATCAACTGTATTGGTTCATGGTAAGGGAAATAAGCAAAGGTATATTCCTTTTGGAAGCTTTGCACATGATGCCTTGCAATATTACATAAATAACGGTCGCAGAAGCTTGCTAAAAAAGGAAGCCCCGAATGATTATTTATTTCTGAATAATAAAGGGAAACCTCTAACAGCTCGAGGGATAAGATATATTCTGAATAAGCTAATTGAACAATCGTCTTTAAATGGCAAAATTCATCCGCATATGCTTAGACATTCATTTGCCACACATTTACTAGCTAATGGAGCGGATATGAGAACGGTTCAGGAATTGTTAGGTCATGCCTATTTATCATCGACACAAGTATATACACATGTTACTAGCGAATATTTAAGAAATTCTTATTTAGCGCACCATCCAAGAGCTTAA
- the hslU gene encoding HslU--HslV peptidase ATPase subunit produces MVKGTDLTPRQIVERLDQFIIGQKDAKKAVAVALRNRYRRGLLDEKLRDEISPKNILMIGPTGVGKTEIARRMAKLVGAPFIKVEATKFTEVGYVGRDVESMVRDLVETSVRLVKEEKMNSVKERAEDSANRIIVELLVPSNKKTVNYKNPLEMLFGGGNDGSDQDTTASDDMNIQAKRKVVKEKLALGELENEFITVELEEQPPSMFDMLQGSGMEQMGMNMQDALSGLMPKRRKKRKLTVSEARKVLTNEEAQKLIDMDEVTQEAVFRAEQSGIIFIDEIDKIASRSNGGSSADVSREGVQRDILPVVEGSTVVTKYGTVKTDHVLFMAAGAFHMAKPSDLIPELQGRFPIRVELTKLTVEDFFNILVEPDNALIKQYQALLETEGIQIEFSDDAIRRIAEFAFEVNQNTDNIGARRLHTIMEKMLEDLSFEAPDVTMEKITITPQYVEEKLGAISRNKDLSQFIL; encoded by the coding sequence ATGGTTAAAGGAACGGACTTAACGCCACGTCAAATTGTTGAAAGACTTGATCAATTTATTATTGGTCAAAAGGATGCAAAAAAAGCAGTAGCTGTAGCATTAAGGAACAGATATCGCCGTGGATTACTTGATGAAAAGCTCCGTGATGAAATTAGCCCTAAAAACATATTAATGATCGGACCTACAGGTGTTGGTAAAACTGAAATTGCCCGCCGAATGGCGAAGTTAGTCGGGGCTCCTTTTATTAAAGTGGAGGCAACGAAATTTACTGAGGTTGGATATGTTGGAAGAGATGTTGAATCAATGGTTAGAGACCTTGTAGAAACATCTGTCAGACTTGTTAAAGAAGAAAAGATGAATAGCGTGAAGGAACGAGCAGAAGACAGTGCCAATCGGATCATAGTAGAATTATTAGTTCCTTCAAACAAAAAGACTGTTAATTATAAGAATCCATTGGAAATGCTTTTCGGTGGAGGCAATGATGGGTCAGATCAAGATACAACCGCTTCAGATGATATGAATATTCAAGCAAAACGTAAGGTTGTAAAAGAAAAACTCGCCTTAGGTGAACTTGAAAATGAATTTATCACTGTAGAGCTTGAAGAACAGCCACCATCTATGTTTGATATGCTGCAAGGTTCTGGTATGGAACAAATGGGTATGAATATGCAGGATGCTTTAAGCGGTTTAATGCCAAAGCGCAGGAAGAAAAGAAAACTGACTGTAAGTGAAGCAAGAAAGGTTTTAACAAATGAAGAGGCACAAAAATTAATAGATATGGATGAAGTGACTCAGGAAGCTGTTTTCCGTGCTGAACAATCTGGCATAATATTTATTGATGAAATAGATAAGATTGCAAGCCGCAGCAACGGTGGCTCATCTGCGGATGTATCACGGGAAGGTGTTCAAAGGGATATCCTTCCAGTGGTAGAAGGATCTACAGTCGTAACAAAATATGGTACAGTAAAAACGGACCACGTACTGTTTATGGCAGCTGGAGCGTTTCATATGGCGAAGCCTTCCGATTTAATCCCAGAGCTGCAAGGGCGCTTTCCAATCCGTGTGGAATTAACGAAGCTAACTGTTGAGGATTTCTTTAACATCTTAGTTGAGCCTGATAATGCTCTTATCAAACAATATCAAGCATTATTGGAAACTGAAGGTATACAAATTGAATTTTCTGACGATGCTATTCGTAGGATTGCTGAATTTGCCTTTGAAGTGAATCAAAATACCGACAATATTGGAGCACGCCGTCTTCACACGATAATGGAAAAGATGCTTGAAGATTTATCTTTTGAAGCACCAGATGTAACGATGGAAAAGATAACGATTACTCCTCAATATGTTGAAGAGAAATTAGGAGCAATTTCCCGCAACAAGGATTTAAGTCAATTTATTTTGTAA
- the trmFO gene encoding FADH(2)-oxidizing methylenetetrahydrofolate--tRNA-(uracil(54)-C(5))-methyltransferase TrmFO yields MKDKTVNVIGAGLAGSEAAWQLANRGIQVRLYEMRPVKQTPAHHTDKFAELVCSNSLRANTLTNAVGVLKEEMRKLNSIIIESADASAVPAGGALAVDRHDFAARVTDKVKNHPNVTVIQEEVTNIPDGTTIISTGPLTSESLSLKLKELSGEEYLYFYDAAAPIIEKESINMDKVYLKSRYDKGEAAYLNCPMTEEEFNNFYEALISAETVPLKEFEKEIFFEGCMPIEVMATRGKKTMLFGPMKPVGLEDPKTGKRPYAVVQLRQDDAAGTLYNIVGFQTHLKWGPQKEVIQLIPGLENAEIIRYGVMHRNTFINSPKVLKPTYQFINREDLFFAGQMTGVEGYVESAASGLVAGINAARLLSGEDLVEFPHETVIGSMARYITSANEKSFQPMNANFGLLPELPVKIRGKKERNEQHANRALETIQNFVKSKEI; encoded by the coding sequence ATGAAGGATAAAACAGTAAATGTCATAGGTGCTGGGTTAGCTGGAAGTGAAGCTGCATGGCAGCTTGCCAATAGAGGGATTCAAGTTAGGCTTTATGAGATGAGACCTGTGAAGCAAACACCTGCTCATCACACAGATAAATTCGCGGAACTCGTTTGCAGCAATTCGCTTCGTGCAAATACACTTACGAATGCAGTAGGTGTGCTAAAAGAAGAGATGCGAAAATTAAATTCAATTATTATTGAGTCAGCTGATGCTAGTGCAGTACCCGCTGGCGGGGCTTTAGCTGTTGATCGCCATGACTTTGCGGCACGGGTAACAGATAAAGTGAAGAATCATCCAAATGTGACTGTCATTCAGGAAGAAGTTACTAATATTCCTGATGGTACAACTATCATCTCGACAGGACCATTAACAAGCGAATCATTATCTTTGAAGCTTAAAGAATTGTCAGGTGAGGAATACTTGTATTTCTACGATGCGGCAGCACCAATTATTGAAAAAGAATCGATTAATATGGATAAGGTTTACCTTAAATCACGCTATGACAAAGGAGAAGCCGCCTATTTAAACTGCCCGATGACAGAGGAAGAATTCAATAATTTTTACGAAGCCTTAATTAGCGCTGAAACCGTTCCATTAAAAGAATTCGAAAAAGAAATCTTTTTTGAAGGCTGTATGCCAATTGAGGTTATGGCAACCAGAGGAAAGAAAACAATGCTTTTTGGTCCGATGAAACCAGTTGGTTTAGAGGATCCAAAAACGGGAAAAAGACCATATGCAGTAGTTCAGCTTCGTCAGGATGATGCAGCAGGAACACTATATAATATTGTTGGGTTTCAAACTCACTTAAAATGGGGCCCCCAAAAAGAGGTTATTCAATTAATACCGGGATTAGAAAATGCTGAAATTATCCGCTATGGGGTTATGCATCGTAATACGTTCATAAATTCCCCGAAGGTATTGAAGCCTACGTATCAATTCATTAACAGAGAAGATTTATTTTTTGCCGGACAAATGACGGGTGTTGAAGGCTATGTTGAATCTGCTGCGAGCGGATTGGTAGCAGGAATAAATGCAGCCAGATTGCTTAGTGGTGAAGATCTTGTAGAATTTCCGCATGAAACCGTCATTGGAAGTATGGCAAGATATATCACATCAGCTAACGAGAAAAGCTTTCAGCCAATGAATGCTAACTTTGGGTTGCTGCCTGAACTTCCTGTTAAAATTAGAGGAAAAAAAGAGCGTAACGAACAGCATGCAAACCGGGCATTAGAAACAATTCAGAACTTTGTGAAAAGTAAGGAGATTTAA
- the flgC gene encoding flagellar basal body rod protein FlgC: MSIFHSMNNSASALTAQRLRMDVISSNMANAESTRGKLVDGEWQPYRRKSVVLEPKEGQFSNFLNKAMNQSIAGNGVKATRIIEDQTPFKLVYNPEHPDANAEGYVELPNVDPLREMVDLISATRSYEANVTVLNASKSMLMKALEIGK, encoded by the coding sequence ATGTCAATTTTTCATAGCATGAATAATTCTGCTTCTGCCCTAACTGCCCAAAGATTAAGGATGGATGTTATTTCATCGAATATGGCCAATGCAGAATCGACTAGAGGAAAGCTAGTCGATGGCGAATGGCAGCCCTACCGGCGTAAATCAGTCGTCCTTGAACCGAAAGAGGGACAGTTCTCCAATTTTCTTAATAAAGCCATGAACCAATCAATTGCCGGCAATGGAGTAAAGGCTACAAGAATTATTGAAGACCAAACTCCGTTTAAGCTCGTATATAATCCGGAGCACCCAGATGCAAATGCTGAAGGATATGTAGAGCTGCCAAATGTTGATCCTTTGAGGGAAATGGTAGACCTCATAAGTGCTACCAGATCATATGAAGCGAATGTGACAGTTCTTAATGCTTCTAAAAGCATGTTGATGAAAGCATTAGAGATTGGAAAATAG
- the codY gene encoding GTP-sensing pleiotropic transcriptional regulator CodY, with product MDLLSRTRKINAMLQRAAGKPVNFKEMAETLSDVITANIFVVSRRGKLLGFAVNQQIENDRMKQMLADRQFPEEYTNNLFNLQETSPNLDVESEYSAFPAENKDLFRTGLTTIVPIIGGGERLGTLILARLNDQFHDDDLILAEYGATVVGMEILREKAEEIEEEARSKAVVQMAISSLSYSELEAIEHIFEELNGSEGLLVASKIADRVGITRSVIVNALRKLESAGVIESRSLGMKGTYIKVLNDKFLFELEKLKSH from the coding sequence ATGGATTTATTATCAAGAACTAGAAAAATTAATGCAATGCTGCAAAGAGCAGCAGGTAAACCTGTTAACTTTAAAGAAATGGCGGAAACATTAAGTGATGTTATTACTGCTAATATTTTCGTTGTAAGCAGACGTGGTAAGTTATTAGGCTTTGCTGTAAACCAGCAAATTGAAAATGATCGCATGAAGCAAATGCTTGCAGATCGCCAATTCCCTGAGGAGTACACGAATAATCTTTTCAATCTTCAGGAGACTTCGCCAAACCTTGATGTTGAAAGTGAATATTCAGCTTTCCCTGCTGAAAATAAAGATCTTTTCAGAACAGGGCTTACGACTATCGTTCCAATTATTGGTGGTGGAGAGCGTCTAGGAACACTAATTCTTGCAAGATTGAATGATCAATTCCATGACGATGATTTAATTCTTGCCGAATATGGAGCAACAGTAGTTGGTATGGAAATTTTACGTGAAAAAGCAGAGGAAATTGAAGAAGAAGCGCGCAGTAAAGCTGTTGTCCAAATGGCTATTAGTTCCCTTTCTTACAGTGAATTAGAAGCAATTGAGCATATTTTTGAAGAATTAAACGGCAGTGAAGGCTTGCTCGTTGCCTCAAAAATAGCTGATCGTGTTGGGATTACAAGATCAGTAATCGTAAATGCTTTACGTAAATTAGAAAGTGCAGGAGTAATTGAATCAAGATCACTTGGTATGAAAGGAACCTATATTAAGGTTCTAAATGATAAGTTTTTATTCGAGCTTGAGAAGTTAAAATCTCATTAA
- the fliE gene encoding flagellar hook-basal body complex protein FliE, producing the protein MNNVGFPAVSNILKPQGAKQTHTYTPYEAHKSFASVLKNSIQELNNLQNESDKMTEKLVKGENVDLHQVMIASQKASVTLQATLEIRNKVIEAYQETMRMQV; encoded by the coding sequence ATGAATAATGTTGGATTTCCTGCTGTTAGCAATATATTAAAGCCTCAAGGGGCTAAACAGACTCATACATATACACCATACGAAGCTCACAAGAGTTTTGCGTCCGTACTTAAGAATTCAATTCAGGAATTAAATAATCTCCAAAATGAATCAGACAAAATGACTGAAAAACTCGTAAAAGGTGAAAACGTTGATTTACATCAAGTTATGATTGCTTCTCAAAAAGCAAGTGTTACATTGCAGGCTACACTCGAAATTCGCAATAAAGTAATCGAAGCCTATCAAGAGACTATGCGAATGCAAGTGTAA
- the flgB gene encoding flagellar basal body rod protein FlgB — translation MKLFSNSITNIENGLNYSSLKQKVISQNIANEATPGYKAKDVSFKQSLETAVSRSLEANRTDQRHFDFKSSPLSNAGIINRKNVSYNHNGNSVDIDKEMTDLAGNQIYYNALIDRISGKFSSLQTVIRGGK, via the coding sequence ATGAAATTGTTTTCTAATTCGATAACGAATATTGAAAATGGTCTTAATTATTCCTCCCTTAAACAAAAGGTAATATCACAAAATATAGCAAATGAAGCGACACCAGGATATAAAGCAAAAGACGTTAGCTTTAAGCAGTCATTGGAAACCGCAGTTAGCCGATCTTTAGAAGCAAATCGAACAGATCAAAGGCATTTTGATTTTAAAAGCAGCCCGCTTTCTAACGCTGGAATCATTAATAGGAAAAATGTGTCTTATAACCATAACGGGAATAGTGTAGATATCGATAAGGAAATGACTGACTTAGCCGGTAATCAAATTTATTACAATGCACTTATTGACCGAATTAGCGGAAAGTTTTCAAGCTTGCAGACTGTTATAAGGGGAGGTAAGTAG
- the fliF gene encoding flagellar basal-body MS-ring/collar protein FliF yields the protein MKESFRNYKEKVQEFWQNRTKKQKIMLFGSVLLFIIIVTGASILATRSTLVPLYSNLTPSETGTIKESLDGRGIKSEIADGGTTIKVPEEVVDTLKVELAAEGIPKSGNIDYSFFSQNAGIGTTENEFKMIKLDTMQTELANLIRGIEGVNDAKVMINLPEKGIFVKDPSEEASASIVLNTKPGYQFEDSQIQALYHLVSKSIPNLPTDNIVITNQFFEYFDLKNNQNSTPGSTFAEQHEIKKQIERDVQRQVQGMLGTLMGHDKVVVSVTADVDFTQENREENLVTPVDEENMAGIAISAQKITETFTGNADQAGGLTAAGDPADVPGSSYLEGNGANGDYEKIEETINNEVNKIRKEIVESPYKVRDLGIQVMVEPPQPDDPTTLPQERVDDITKILATIVRTTIDKKAGSDELTEEAINEKVVVSVQPFKGKVEFPNDVKQVLPLWAYIVGGVLLAIIALLIFLFIRARRKQKAEEQELLEVEEVIHVPDVNEELETESTMRKKQLEKMAKEKPEDFAKLLRTWIAED from the coding sequence ATGAAAGAATCGTTTCGGAATTATAAAGAAAAAGTCCAAGAATTTTGGCAAAATCGAACCAAAAAGCAAAAAATTATGCTTTTTGGTTCCGTCCTTTTATTTATAATCATTGTTACAGGTGCATCGATACTAGCGACTAGAAGTACACTAGTTCCGCTTTATAGCAATCTTACACCTTCTGAAACAGGGACTATTAAAGAAAGCCTAGACGGAAGAGGTATCAAATCTGAAATTGCTGATGGCGGAACAACAATTAAAGTACCAGAAGAAGTTGTGGATACACTTAAGGTAGAACTTGCGGCTGAGGGTATTCCAAAATCCGGCAATATTGATTATTCATTTTTCAGTCAGAACGCAGGCATTGGAACAACGGAAAATGAATTTAAAATGATCAAATTAGATACAATGCAAACAGAATTAGCCAATTTAATAAGAGGGATTGAAGGGGTAAATGACGCAAAGGTCATGATAAACCTTCCCGAAAAAGGGATATTTGTTAAAGACCCTTCTGAAGAAGCATCAGCTTCCATTGTTCTAAATACAAAGCCAGGTTATCAATTTGAAGATTCCCAAATTCAAGCTCTTTATCATTTAGTTTCAAAAAGTATTCCCAATTTGCCTACTGATAATATCGTCATTACTAATCAATTCTTTGAGTACTTTGATCTAAAAAATAATCAAAATTCTACACCAGGTTCAACATTTGCTGAACAGCATGAAATTAAAAAGCAAATTGAACGAGATGTGCAGCGCCAAGTACAAGGAATGCTTGGTACATTAATGGGACATGACAAGGTTGTTGTGTCTGTGACGGCTGATGTTGATTTTACCCAAGAGAACAGGGAAGAAAATCTCGTCACTCCAGTCGATGAAGAAAATATGGCTGGGATTGCTATTAGCGCCCAAAAAATAACAGAAACCTTTACAGGAAATGCAGATCAAGCAGGCGGTCTAACAGCTGCCGGGGATCCTGCAGATGTTCCAGGTTCTTCTTATTTAGAAGGAAATGGGGCGAATGGTGATTATGAAAAAATCGAAGAAACCATAAATAATGAAGTAAATAAAATTCGCAAAGAAATTGTTGAGAGCCCATATAAAGTTAGAGATTTAGGCATTCAAGTTATGGTTGAACCTCCACAGCCTGATGATCCAACTACTCTTCCTCAGGAAAGAGTAGATGATATTACAAAAATTCTTGCCACGATTGTTCGCACAACAATCGATAAAAAGGCCGGATCAGATGAATTAACGGAAGAAGCAATTAATGAAAAGGTCGTAGTGTCAGTTCAGCCATTCAAAGGCAAAGTAGAATTCCCTAATGATGTTAAGCAAGTTCTTCCGCTATGGGCTTACATTGTAGGTGGTGTGCTTCTTGCCATTATCGCTCTATTAATCTTCCTATTTATTAGGGCAAGAAGAAAACAAAAAGCAGAAGAACAGGAACTATTGGAAGTTGAGGAAGTCATTCATGTTCCAGACGTAAATGAGGAGCTTGAGACAGAAAGTACTATGCGCAAAAAACAGCTTGAAAAAATGGCAAAAGAAAAGCCAGAGGATTTTGCAAAGCTCCTGCGTACGTGGATTGCTGAAGATTAG
- the hslV gene encoding ATP-dependent protease subunit HslV, with amino-acid sequence MSQFHATTIFAVHHKGNCAMAGDGQVTFGNAVVMKHTARKVRKLFNGKVIAGFAGSVADAFTLFEMFEGKLEEYNGNLQRAAVELAKQWRSDKVLRQLEAMLIVMSAESLLLISGTGEVIEPDDGILAIGSGGHYALAAGRSLKRYAGDHLTAKEIAKASLEMAAEICVYTNHNIIVEEL; translated from the coding sequence ATGTCTCAATTTCATGCAACAACTATTTTCGCTGTTCACCACAAGGGTAATTGCGCAATGGCTGGAGACGGTCAAGTAACCTTTGGAAATGCAGTCGTCATGAAACATACAGCACGCAAGGTTCGGAAGCTATTTAATGGAAAGGTGATTGCAGGTTTTGCAGGTTCTGTTGCAGATGCATTTACGCTATTTGAAATGTTTGAAGGCAAGCTTGAAGAATACAATGGAAATTTGCAGCGAGCCGCAGTGGAGCTTGCTAAGCAATGGAGAAGCGATAAAGTATTGCGACAGCTGGAAGCAATGCTTATTGTCATGAGTGCAGAAAGCCTCCTGCTTATATCAGGCACAGGTGAAGTTATTGAACCTGATGATGGTATTTTAGCGATTGGCTCTGGCGGACATTATGCACTAGCAGCTGGAAGGTCTTTAAAGCGGTATGCTGGGGATCATTTAACTGCGAAAGAAATTGCCAAAGCCTCTCTCGAAATGGCAGCTGAAATATGTGTTTACACCAATCACAATATTATAGTAGAAGAACTTTAA
- the topA gene encoding type I DNA topoisomerase: protein MSEFLVIVESPAKAKTIERYLGKKYKVKASMGHVRDLPKSQMGVDIENQYEPKYITIRGKGPVLKELKTAAKKAKKIYLAADPDREGEAIAWHLAHSLNMDISSECRVVFNEITKDAIKESFKHPRPINMDLVDSQQARRMLDRLVGYNISPLLWKKVKKGLSAGRVQSVAVRLIIDREKEIKAFEPEEYWSIEGDFLKGNESFEASFYGIGTNRLELKSKDDVELVLSKMNGNKFEVTSVAKKERKRNPAAPFTTSSLQQEAARKLNFRAKKTMMLAQQLYEGIDLGKEGTVGLITYMRTDSTRISEIAQGEASQYIAGTYGKDFLQVEKKKEKKKSNTQDAHEAIRPTSVTKEPASLKEFLSRDQLRLYRLIWERFVASQMAPAVMDTMSVDLKNGDVIFRATGSKVKFPGFMKVYVEGTDDQAEEKDKMLPDLKEGDEVIKKDIDPKQHFTQPPPRYTEARLVKTLEELGIGRPSTFAPTLDTIQKRGYVALDNKRFVPTELGEIVLDLILEFFPDILDVEFTAKMEKDLDYIEEGKVNWVEIIHNFYSEFEKHLKIAEKEMQEVEIKDEPAGEDCEQCGNPMVFKMGRFGKFMACSNFPDCRNTKPIVKEIGVTCPKCKEGNIIERKSKKRRIFYGCDRFPECDFISWDKPLPRSCPKCENLLIEKKLKKGVQVQCIECDYKEEKQG, encoded by the coding sequence ATGTCTGAGTTTTTAGTAATCGTTGAGTCGCCGGCAAAGGCTAAAACGATTGAGCGTTATCTTGGGAAAAAATATAAAGTAAAAGCGTCCATGGGACATGTTAGAGATCTTCCTAAAAGTCAAATGGGTGTTGACATAGAAAATCAGTACGAGCCTAAGTATATTACAATACGGGGAAAAGGGCCTGTATTGAAAGAGTTAAAGACAGCAGCCAAAAAGGCAAAGAAAATTTATCTAGCAGCTGACCCCGACCGCGAGGGAGAGGCTATTGCCTGGCACTTAGCTCACAGCCTTAATATGGATATTTCATCTGAATGCCGAGTTGTCTTTAATGAAATTACGAAAGATGCGATAAAAGAATCGTTTAAACATCCTAGGCCTATTAATATGGATCTTGTTGATTCCCAGCAAGCACGTCGGATGCTTGACCGTCTCGTTGGCTATAATATCAGCCCTTTACTATGGAAAAAAGTAAAAAAGGGCCTAAGTGCTGGCAGAGTCCAATCTGTAGCGGTTCGTTTAATTATTGACAGGGAAAAAGAAATAAAAGCCTTTGAACCTGAAGAGTATTGGTCCATTGAAGGCGATTTTCTAAAAGGAAATGAGAGCTTTGAAGCGTCCTTCTATGGCATAGGGACTAATAGACTTGAATTAAAATCAAAAGATGATGTCGAGCTTGTATTAAGCAAAATGAATGGGAACAAATTTGAAGTAACATCCGTTGCAAAAAAAGAACGTAAAAGGAATCCTGCTGCTCCATTTACTACCTCCTCGCTACAGCAGGAGGCAGCAAGGAAATTAAATTTCCGGGCGAAAAAAACAATGATGCTTGCCCAGCAGCTTTATGAGGGAATCGACCTTGGCAAAGAGGGAACAGTCGGTTTAATTACGTACATGAGAACGGATTCTACTCGGATTTCAGAAATTGCCCAAGGAGAGGCTTCCCAGTATATCGCAGGAACTTATGGCAAGGATTTTCTGCAGGTTGAAAAGAAGAAAGAAAAAAAGAAATCTAATACGCAAGATGCTCATGAAGCCATTCGACCGACAAGTGTAACGAAAGAGCCAGCTAGTTTAAAAGAGTTTCTCTCAAGGGACCAGCTGCGATTATACAGGTTAATTTGGGAACGATTCGTGGCAAGTCAGATGGCTCCAGCCGTTATGGATACGATGAGTGTGGACTTAAAGAACGGCGATGTCATTTTCAGAGCAACAGGATCGAAAGTGAAATTCCCTGGGTTCATGAAAGTGTATGTAGAGGGTACTGATGATCAAGCTGAGGAGAAGGACAAAATGCTTCCTGACCTTAAAGAAGGTGATGAGGTCATCAAAAAGGATATTGATCCGAAACAGCATTTCACCCAGCCTCCTCCAAGGTATACAGAAGCCCGTTTAGTAAAAACCCTTGAAGAGCTTGGCATTGGACGTCCATCCACATTTGCACCTACTTTAGATACGATTCAAAAGCGCGGGTACGTTGCATTGGATAATAAACGATTTGTTCCAACGGAGCTAGGAGAAATCGTACTTGACCTAATTCTTGAATTTTTTCCGGATATTCTCGATGTTGAATTTACAGCAAAGATGGAAAAGGACCTTGATTATATAGAAGAAGGAAAAGTCAATTGGGTTGAAATTATCCATAACTTTTATAGTGAATTTGAAAAGCATCTGAAAATTGCCGAGAAAGAAATGCAAGAGGTTGAAATTAAGGATGAGCCAGCAGGAGAAGATTGTGAACAATGCGGAAATCCGATGGTCTTTAAAATGGGACGATTCGGAAAATTTATGGCTTGCAGCAATTTTCCTGATTGCAGAAATACAAAACCAATTGTTAAAGAGATTGGTGTTACATGTCCGAAGTGTAAGGAAGGAAATATAATAGAGAGAAAAAGTAAAAAACGGCGAATTTTTTATGGGTGTGACCGTTTCCCAGAATGTGACTTTATTTCTTGGGATAAGCCTTTACCGCGCAGCTGTCCAAAATGTGAGAACCTCCTTATTGAAAAGAAGCTGAAAAAAGGTGTTCAAGTTCAATGTATCGAATGTGATTACAAGGAAGAGAAGCAAGGTTAA